From Apium graveolens cultivar Ventura chromosome 9, ASM990537v1, whole genome shotgun sequence, the proteins below share one genomic window:
- the LOC141684973 gene encoding L-type lectin-domain containing receptor kinase IX.1-like, protein MNLSMVCIIISLLFFSIFHFAAALNFSFTSFNANDAAEFNSEGDVFFSSGAIQLAEKINGSSVVTSIGRVTYKKPLYLWDKASRNLTDFTTHFTFVIDSQNKTNYGDGITFFLVANGSGIQGGGGAFGLANGDDYINSTANEFVAVEFDIFHNDNWDPIFVDDVVEHVGVDINSVISNASVPWFNGRSSIMNGWTNEACISYASSSKNLSVAFRSSSDGTGNAANQTLDFVVDLREYLPEWVNFGFSAATGSVISLNHINSWVFNSNLEFDEASPVDPVAVPPSHSNPNAEGPSQTNPRTNVPTTSKSNNTKMGLVVGLAVGGFVLVCILAIYLIFKKKKIDEIEDPILIRDDFMDGEFEKGIGPKKFSYNALAKATSNFAPTEKLGEGGFGEVYKGFLTEMNVYVAVKRVSRDSSQGIKEYASEVRIISRLRHKNLVQLIGWCHKQNNLLLVYEYMQNGSLDSHLFKGKSLLSWNARYKIAHGLASVLLYLHEEWEQCVVHRDIKSSNVMLDLNFNTKLGDFGLARFVDHDKGSQTTIVAGTRGYMAPECFVTGQASRESDVFSFGVVALEIACGRKPIDVKLDESRKELVKWVWDLYGTEQILEAADPKLSGDYDEHEMKRLMIVGLWCAHPDRTSRPSIRQVIHFLNDLDASLPALPAKMPVATYFTPSDQSSTSLENSLATTQRKPNLFLRRVVTILIQ, encoded by the coding sequence GAGGGAGATGTCTTTTTTTCCAGCGGGGCCATCCAACTCGCCGAAAAGATAAATGGATCATCAGTTGTTACAAGCATAGGACGGGTTACTTATAAAAAACCTTTGTATCTATGGGACAAGGCCTCAAGAAACCTTACTGACTTCACTACCCATTTTACATTTGTGATTGATTCGCAAAATAAAACAAATTATGGGGACGGGATCACGTTTTTTCTAGTTGCAAATGGCAGCGGGATCCAGGGAGGAGGTGGAGCATTTGGACTTGCTAATGGTGATGATTATATAAACAGCACCGCCAATGAATTTGTTGCTGTTGAGTTTGACATTTTCCACAACGATAATTGGGACCCGATTTTTGTGGATGATGTTGTCGAGCATGTTGGTGTAGATATCAACTCTGTGATATCAAATGCTAGTGTGCCTTGGTTTAATGGCAGATCTAGTATTATGAATGGGTGGACAAATGAAGCGTGCATAAGTTATGCTTCTAGTTCGAAAAATCTTAGTGTTGCCTTCCGTTCAAGTTCAGATGGCACTGGTAATGCCGCAAATCAAACTCTCGACTTTGTAGTTGATTTAAGAGAATATTTGCCAGAATGGGTCAATTTTGGCTTCTCAGCTGCAACAGGATCGGTAATATCGCTCAATCATATCAATTCATGGGTATTCAATTCGAATCTGGAGTTTGATGAAGCAAGTCCAGTGGATCCGGTAGCAGTGCCTCCAAGTCATTCTAATCCAAATGCAGAGGGTCCAAGTCAAACTAATCCGAGGACAAATGTTCCAACAACCTCTAAATCAAACAATACAAAGATGGGTCTAGTGGTTGGATTGGCGGTAGGGGGGTTTGTTCTTGTTTGCATTTTGGCCATATACCTTATCTTCAAGAAAAAAAAGATAGACGAGATTGAAGATCCTATTCTTATTAGGGATGATTTCATGGATGGTGAATTTGAGAAAGGAATTGGACCTAAAAAGTTTTCGTATAATGCTCTTGCTAAAGCAACAAGTAACTTTGCGCCAACTGAAAAACTTGGAGAAGGAGGCTTCGGGGAAGTTTACAAAGGCTTCTTGACAGAAATGAATGTTTATGTGGCTGTCAAGAGAGTATCCAGAGATTCTAGTCAAGGAATAAAAGAGTATGCATCGGAAGTGAGGATCATTAGTCGTTTGAGACATAAAAATTTGGTGCAGCTTATAGGTTGGTGCCATAAACAAAATAATCTTTTACTTGTTTATGAGTACATGCAAAATGGTAGCCTGGATTCTCATCTTTTCAAGGGGAAGAGCTTGTTGTCATGGAATGCAAGGTATAAAATCGCTCATGGCCTGGCGTCAGTATTGCTTTATCTACATGAAGAATGGGAGCAATGTGTAGTGCATAGAGATATTAAATCAAGCAATGTCATGTTAGATTTAAATTTCAACACTAAGCTAGGTGATTTCGGATTAGCCAGATTTGTCGATCATGATAAGGGCTCACAAACAACTATTGTGGCCGGGACACGAGGCTACATGGCCCCCGAATGTTTTGTCACAGGACAAGCTAGCAGGGAGTCGGATGTTTTCAGCTTCGGAGTTGTAGCATTGGAAATAGCATGTGGTCGAAAACCTATTGATGTTAAGCTTGACGAAAGTCGGAAAGAGTTAGTAAAGTGGGTTTGGGACCTTTATGGAACGGAACAAATTCTTGAAGCAGCTGACCCAAAACTCTCTGGGGATTACGATGAGCATGAAATGAAACGATTGATGATTGTCGGGCTTTGGTGTGCACATCCAGATAGGACCAGTAGGCCTTCCATTAGGCAAGTTATTCATTTTCTTAATGATCTTGATGCTTCATTGCCTGCTCTCCCAGCAAAGATGCCTGTGGCAACGTATTTCACACCCTCAGATCAGTCTTCTACGTCTTTAGAAAACAGTTTGGCCACTACCCAGAGGAAGCCAAACTTATTCCTCAGGCGTGTAGTAACAATACTGATTCAGTGA
- the LOC141684971 gene encoding uncharacterized protein LOC141684971 produces MVAAMTRSFLKGANLPAFLWGEAVRHSIYVLNRLPTRNLDGRTPYEAWCGNKPDLTHLRVFGCTAFMKVQSVHVRKLDDRSKSVVYIDKEPGTKGCRLYDPKTGAIHVSRDVVCQEGMFWPWKREEDGEVTFPWNYIEINESAETEESVETEQEPMTPLQSPSSQSRSVQSSSQQTMPVTIAESSAETTGGSSSSSTSSEPEMYRLLSDVEEPTSYREAAELEEWGDAIKSEFETIEKNGTWALTNWSEMGV; encoded by the exons ATGGTTGCTGCCATGACGAGGAGTTTCTTGAAGGGGGCAAACCTACCAGCATTTTTATGGGGAGAGGCGGTACGTCACTCGATCTATGTTCTGAATCGATTGCCTACACGGAATCTGGATGGGAGAACTCCATATGAAGCGTGGTGTGGGAATAAACCAGACTTGACGCACTTGAGAGTGTTTGGATGTACTGCGTTTATGAAGGTTCAATCAGTACATGTGAGAAAACTGGATGATAGGAGTAAGTCAGTGGTGTACATTGACAAGGAACCAGGAACTAAAGGGTGTCGTTTGTACGACCCAAAGACAGGGGCTATACATGTTAGCAGGGATGTGGTGTGCCAAGAGGGTATGTTTTGGCCATGGAAACGAGAAGAGGATGGTGAAGTGACATTTCCTTGGAACTATATTGAAATAAACGAGTCTGCAGAGACAGAAGAAAGTGTCGAGACAGAACAAGAACCCATGACCCCTCTGCAGTCACCATCTTCACAGTCACGATCTGTGCAGTCATCGTCACAACAGACTATGCCTGTCACCATAGCTGAATCAAGTGCAGAAACCACTGGtgggtcatcatcatcatcaaccAGTAGTGAACCTGAGATGTACAGGTTGTTAAGTGAT GTTGAAGAACCAACTTCATATCGTGAAGCTGCAGAATTAGAAGAATGGGGAGATGCAATAAAGTCAGAGTTTGAAACAATAGAGAAGAACGGGACATGGGCACTTACCAATTGGTCTGAAATGGGTGTTTAA